NNNNNNNNNNNNNNNNNNNNNNNNNNNNNNNNNNNNNNNNNNNNNNNNNNNNNNNNNNNNNNNNNNNNNNNNNNNNNNNNNNNNNNNNNNNNNNNNNNNNNNNNNNNNNNNNNNNNNNNNNNNNNNNNNNNNNNNNNNNNNNNNNNNNNNNNNNNNNNNNNNNNNNNNNNNNNNNNNNNNNNNNNNNNNNNNNNNNNNNNNNNNNNNNNNNNNNNNNNNNNNNNNNNNNNNNNNNNNNNNNNNNNNNNNNNNNNNNNNNNNNNNNNNNNNNNNNNNNNNNNNNNNNNNNNNNNNNNNNNNNNNNNNNNNNNNNNNNNNNNNNNNNNNNNNNNNNNNNNNNNNNNNNNNNNNNNNNNNNNNNNNNNNNNNNNNNNNNNNNNNNNNNNNNNNNNNNNNNNNNNNNNNNNNNNNNNNNNNNNNNNNNNNNNNNNNNNNNNNNNNNNNNNNNNNNNNNNNNNNNNNNNNNNNNNNNNNNNNNNNNNNNNNNNNNNNNNNNNNNNNNNNNNNNNNNNNNNNNNNNNNNNNNNNNNNNNNNNNNNNNNNNNNNNNNNNNNNNNNNNNNNNNNNNNNNNNNNNNNNNNNNNNNNNNNNNNNNNNNNNNNNNNNNNNNNNNNNNNNNNNNNNNNNNNNNNNNNNNNNNNNNNNNNNNNNNNNNNNNNNNNNNNNNNNNNNNNNNNNNNNNNNNNNNNNNNNNNNNNNNNNNNNNNNNNNNNNNNNNNNNNNNNNNNNNNNNNNNNNNNNNNNNNNNNNNNNNNNNNNNNNNNNNNNNNNNNNNNNNNNNNNNNNNNNNNNNNNNNNNNNNNNNNNNNNNNNNNNNNNNNNNNNNNNNNNNNNNNNNNNNNNNNNNNNNNNNNNNNNNNNNNNNNNNNNNNNNNNNNNNNNNNNNNNNNNNNNNNNNNNNNNNNNNNNNNNNNNNNNNNNNNNNNNNNNNNNNNNNNNNNNNNNNNNNNNNNNNNNNNNNNNNNNNNNNNNNNNNNNNNNNNNNNNNNNNNNNNNNNNNNNNNNNNNNNNNNNNNNNNNNNNNNNNNNNNNNNNNNNNNNNNNNNNNNNNNNNNNNNNNNNNNNNNNNNNNNNNNNNNNNNNNNNNNNNNNNNNNNNNNNNNNNNNNNNNNNNNNNNNNNNNNNNNNNNNNNNNNNNNNNNNNNNNNNNNNNNNNNNNNNNNNNNNNNNNNNNNNNNNNNNNNNNNNNNNNNNNNNNNNNNNNNNNNNNNNNNNNNNNNNNNNNNNNNNNNNNNNNNNNNNNNNNNNNNNNNNNNNNNNNNNNNNNNNNNNNNNNNNNNNNNNNNNNNNNNNNNNNNNNNNNNNNNNNNNNNNNNNNNNNNNNNNNNNNNNNNNNNNNNNNNNNNNNNNNNNNNNNNNNNNNNNNNNNNNNNNNNNNNNNNNNNNNNNNNNNNNNNNNNNNNNNNNNNNNNNNNNNNNNNNNNNNNNNNNNNNNNNNNNNNNNNNNNNNNNNNNNNNNNNNNNNNNNNNNNNNNNNNNNNNNNNNNNNNNNNNNNNNNNNNNNNNNNNNNNNNNNNNNNNNNNNNNNNNNNNNNNNNNNNNNNNNNNNNNNNNNNNNNNNNNNNNNNNNNNNNNNNNNNNNNNNNNNNNNNNNNNNNNNNNNNNNNNNNNNNNNNNNNNNNNNNNNNNNNNNNNNNNNNNNNNNNNNNNNNNNNNNNNNNNNNNNNNNNNNNNNNNNNNNNNNNNNNNNNNNNNNNNNNNNNNNNNNNNNNNNNNNNNNNNNNNNNNNNNNNNNNNNNNNNNNNNNNNNNNNNNNNNNNNNNNNNNNNNNNNNNNNNNNNNNNNNNNNNNNNNNNNNNNNNNNNNNNNNNNNNNNNNNNNNNNNNNNNNNNNNNNNNNNNNNNNNNNNNNNNNNNNNNNNNNNNNNNNNNNNNNNNNNNNNNNNNNNNNNNNNNNNNNNNNNNNNNNNNNNNNNNNNNNNNNNNNNNNNNNNNNNNNNNNNNNNNNNNNNNNNNNNNNNNNNNNNNNNNNNNNNNNNNNNNNNNNNNNNNNNNNNNNNNNNNNNNNNNNNNNNNNNNNNNNNNNNNNNNNNNNNNNNNNNNNNNNNNNNNNNNNNNNNNNNNNNNNNNNNNNNNNNNNNNNNNNNNNNNNNNNNNNNNNNNNNNNNNNNNNNNNNNNNNNNNNNNNNNNNNNNNNNNNNNNNNNNNNNNNNNNNNNNNNNNNNNNNNNNNNNNNNNNNNNNNNNNNNNNNNNNNNNNNNNNNNNNNNNNNNNNNNNNNNNNNNNNNNNNNNNNNNNNNNNNNNNNNNNNNNNNNNNNNNNNNNNNNNNNNNNNNNNNNNNNNNNNNNNNNNNNNNNNNNNNNNNNNNNNNNNNNNNNNNNNNNNNNNNNNNNNNNNNNNNNNNNNNNNNNNNNNNNNNNNNNNNNNNNNNNNNNNNNNNNNNNNNNNNNNNNNNNNNNNNNNNNNNNNNNNNNNNNNNNNNNNNNNNNNNNNNNNNNNNNNNNNNNNNNNNNNNNNNNNNNNNNNNNNNNNNNNNNNNNNNNNNNNNNNNNNNNNNNNNNNNNNNNNNNNNNNNNNNNNNNNNNNNNNNNNNNNNNNNNNNNNNNNNNNNNNNNNNNNNNNNNNNNNNNNNNNNNagaagaaggtccaagaagcatcgttctctttattGATGACACAAAAGTCAATTGGAAAGCTGTGATTTTTTGTGTCCTGTACAATTTCACTCAGCAACATGCCCTCGTACTTTTCATACAAATGTGTGCTATTGACgacaattacctttctcatgtgggcatatccccgtatgcaagctccaaatgctaagaagtagtaaacgaatGACCCATCAATCTGACTTACCATGATCGAGTAGGAAAACCCTAGATTCAACAACTCCACCATGTGGGAAAAACCCAGCAAGCAACCGTATCCGTGCTCCAGCGTcccgcgaatgatgttcttcATAATTACAtttcctttccaacacatccagtAGCTTGCGTGGCAATGCAACTCCTTGAACACAATTCTTTGAATTTCACTTATGCTTAGATCCTTACCATCCCGAAAATGATTTATGCATAGTGAAACAATCAATTTGGATGACATTTTCTTGTGCTTGCGGGTGGCGTGTTCAACACCGCACGTGTGTAccccgacatacttgtatatgtgaaATCTGTGCGAGGTTTCGTACTTCCTTGCCCGCAACAACTAGCCACAACCAGGAGATAAGCATTTCGCCTTCAATAATTTGGTGCAGCTCTTCTCCATACgataatcaaaagactgcctcaCCGTTGCTCCATCTAGTAGCATTTTGAGCTATTTCTTGTCGGCAAATATTTGATCACGATAGAAATTAGTTCCGTCAAAGAAGGAATATACTGGTTGGAATCCTATTCCACAGTCGTCTTCCGCATCTTGCGAGTCTGATGAAACGTCTTTCATATGCACACAGTCATCTTCTATATTCATAGGATAAATGCCATCACTCTCGTAATTATTCAAATCGTCGTCGACTGTCGGGCACCGAGGTGGGGATGGTGATGAATTCATTGGTCCTTCGAAGGACCTGTCGActacatttatccttaaaataggcctaaagtCATCTGCATCAACATCCATCATGTAGAGGGACACACATGcatcattatttatgatcgtaggattcactTTTTCCCTCcaatgcattagataactaatcaccacatTGCTCGACGCGCAATCTAGATACCCGCTCTGCATTACGCTTGCAACCAATTCGTCGTATGAACTGTTGCGGTGAACAACAATGGGTAGTGTCACCTTGGTAAAAGATCTCTATTTCCAACATCTGGGAGTATTCACCCATTCTTCCATGAAATCACCTGAAACCAGAATAAATTCTGCAACAAACATCCTAGAATTAACCTTTGGTCGACGGTAGATTAAGCTTAGGGTCTATGTCGGGATGTATGCACGGTCGATGAATGACGATGACGGGTCGATGACTGCGCAGATATCTGTACAGAAACTTGAAATTATAAATAATGCTTCTAATCAACGatcgttgggtttatggaataaagaaatgaacctGGAGTCGCCTCAATTATTGTAATGTACTTCTAAAGAGTTTTTAACTGATGTGactgatttaaagctttttaacaatggtggaaagtgtgtttgagaagataacaAATTAATGGGGTAAAATGGATGCAATGGATGAGCTTATGaggtttgtggactgatttagagcTGATCGCCGAAAAATAACGCCGGAAAAGACGCCGGAATCGGAGCTTTTTTTTTAGGGAAAGaaccaccttctatttttagcttttgaatattttttttatatttttgaaaacctagatattttataatggtggatgatggagtgggttgaagtgtattattaaaaACTTGGAGATGAATTTGTTAAGTTAGAAATATTGGGTTAAAGTGTAgtattaaaaaacttgtgggtgaatttgtTGAGTAGGATAAATTTGTGGTGATGTGGATTAAATGGGGCATTTGACAAATTTTTCACAACGTTTTAATAAACCACTAAATAGTTTTCAAAAGAGCCTTTTTGACCAACTTGTCCAACTATTTATACAAAGACTGATCTATCCTTTCCTTGATACCCACCCACCCCTTTCgggagaaaaaaaaaactattatacCGGTAACCAAACGAAGATGACATTTGAACTCAAATCCTATTATAGTCCAGCATCTTAATTATAACAACTAATAGCTTTCCATTGGCACAAATGTTACTAGCAACGGAGAAACAGAAATGATCAATTGTACAATAGGAACTGTTGTACTCTTAAATAGGTTTTGTTGATTAAATTTCTTCTCAAACTAAAACTACATTATAACTTTAGTAATACCTCATGTTTACAATGTTGATGCATTTCCTACCTCTAGGCTCTAAGTACTAATGCACTCAAAATATGAAGTGATGAACCTCAAGACGcttaaaaagagagaaaagtctGAGGGAGAATCGGAAGTGCATTAGTATTATATGCATGGAGGACTCTTAATGTTCAtgtgaaagaataaaaatgtagTTGAATTTCTGTATGTCTGATGTTTGTCAATATTGGATACAGgctaaataattttagaaaacgCTCATCTAGTTTACATGCTGAAGTGATAATTAAAGTTTTATATTAATGTATCgatattaaaattttctaataAGTTCTCTTATGGAATAATTTTCTTAGATGTATTACTGCATCACCAAATATGGGTGTGATGAAAATAGTCCTAATTAAAAAGAATGACATTCTAGAAGAAATACTTTAATTTacagccaaaaaaaaaaaaaagcttcttTGATTAGTGGATACATAATAACAGCAATTCACAGTTAACATCTTTAAACAGTTAAATGAAAGACAAACAATTGAATTCTAATACATAAGGCCATATGCCTTGCAGCTGCCTTTTTTCCTTCCACATTTTTTCCTTTACCCTTTCATTTTTCCCTTGAAGTTTTTTACTAgaaaccaaaatagaaaaaattctaCTATTCTTTAAAAGATTTTCATAATATATACCATCTTCTTGGAAGCTACAAATCTGGGAAGCACTCAAGCAAATGGCTTATATGAGAAGGTGGCTCAACCAATGTGTCAAAGTTCTTCCAATCACCATAAAATTGGCTATTATTAATCCCATTACTATGCTTCTCTTCATCGCGATCGTCTTCATTGTTGTTATCTGTGTAACTCTGCTCACCAAAGCTTGTATCTTTTGTACAGAAAGTTGTTGAAATGGTAGTAGGGCTATCAAGTTGTGGGAGTTCAACTAGTTGATTCTCAAAGAAATTGTGGCTTGAATTATTAATGATCATATTTTGATGATCATGAGATGGATTGAATGTGAATTGATGGAAATTTGTTGGTTGGTTGAATGCATTAGTATTATTGAGAGGTTGATGATGCATTGGTGGAGTACTTGTGATttctgataatgatgatgaagtaGGTCTATAAGTTGTGTAATTGCCTCCTCTAAAATAATAAGCATTTTGCCATGCTTCTAAACTTGGTTGCTTGTTTGGACTTGGTTTCTTGAATGCCCTACATACCACCCATCCTTCTTCCTGTAAAAACAAAATTTCAACTGAGTTTAACATTTCATATACTGATATTGTGAAAGAAATTATATAACATGAAGTAGAGACGAAGCCAGGATTTGAGCCTATTAGGTTCGaccaaaattttagttttttttttaaattgttggGTTCTAAATTAATAATTTGTACATACACTATGTATTTGAATCAAGATTATTGAGTTTGGCTGAACATGTACCAAGCTTGAAGTATTATATATTACTAGTAACTTTCCATAATAAGTGAAATTAATAACCTATAAATACCAAAAGCAATGTACTCCTTATATAACATGTAAATTACGGTAACAGTGTGAAGTTTTTTACTCTGCAAGTATAAATAAGTTAAACTCATTTCAGTAGTGATTAACTAGCTaattaggggggggggggggggggttagtaATAATCATTACGctagtttttgtttaatttttcctaatttatgAACCATTAGTGGAGTTATCAACTTGTTTAATTCCCACTAAGATTGACTTTCTTCTTTCTAATTAATTCGAAAAGTATGGTAAAGTTACATGATTGCAATTTGCATCACTTCTTTCATTGCACTCAAAGACATGAACCTTTAGAAGAAATTagtaaacttattttaaaaaagaggTGGGCACTAAGCACTTCATTGTGCAATCAATTAGAACTTAAattctttataaaaatatataccacatttttttacaaaattactgTTGTTTAACCAAATTGCagattattgtttttattaagttaccaattaatatttattatagtGATTTATCTGTGTattgtaaagaatggatcttgggcctaattcaacctcaaaagctagcttaAGAGGTGAGGATTGCTCAAGTTCATATAAGCAGACTGGCAATCCatcccaaccaatgtgggacttttacccactctaatatatatattttatagaatATTATTTAAGATGTTGATGCATAAAACCTAAAACATTACCAGGAGTACACCAAAAAGGTTAGTTGTTCAACTCTACCTAGATGAATATTAAGGCTTATCTAATTTTTAGTGGACTGAGTTATTCAATATCTGTATCGGCATAAGTATGTCGTAAAAGTAATCGAGGTGGGCACAAGTTGGCCCGAACACGAACACTGACCTGAGGAGGAGCAAGTTCAGTGGATTGGAGCCTGTATTCATGcattatccaatcagttttcctTCCATTAGGAGCTCTTCCTTTATAGAAAACTAATGTTTTCCTCATCCCTATCATTTTCTCCTTTGATAAAACAGCTTTATCTCTTCCTGTTGCCTTCCAGAATCCAGCTGCTGTGGCTCTATTTGTCCTTGTTCCAGTAGGGTATTTCCTGTCCTTGTGGCTGAAAAAATACCACTCATTTTGTTCTTCATATCCCAATTTACACCTATCTGTTGTGTTGtaatttttggaaaaaagaaaCTATGTTAGGGATCATGATTTGtaatttttggaaaaaagaaaCTATGTTAGGGATCATGATAATTATGTGAAACaatattcaagattttgtttTTGCTATCTACCCTCTTGATCAAAAAGGTTGAGAGGACAATCCTTGAATGCAAGTTAAAATGTATCAACTTTTAATACTCTAGTTAGCTCAATTGTATATAAGGTTAATTAATTATGTATGTTCTGCCTTACTAATTGTTGGGTGTGTGAATTAAGTCTCATGgtgaaaaaagaaaggaaagttgCATATAACTTTTAGAGAGACTCGATGTAAGATCTTTTGAGAAAAGTCGTGTAGAATCAGTCCAAATTAAAGTGGATAAAGTAAAAATAACATCCACTAATCACTGCTCAGGCTTGTCTTCTAAAAATAACTACTGTAGCAAAGTTTCAACCTATCTAACATTCAATAACATGAGTTGATTATTGACTATTTGTGAATTCTTTCTCAATATCACaccataatatttaaatattttcgaGTTGACTTAGGTCTTAGCCCAATACTGATAAATGGCCTGTATATATCCCactgaagaaaataaatagagaTTCTTGCAATCTAATTATACGAGGATAATGTTTTTTTCGAATGAacgaaagaaaaaaagagaggtaAAGGCTAATTGTACCTTGGATGTCCCATGGCTCGATTCTATAGAGATCAATATCAGTGATGACATCAAGATCAATCTTGAGGGAATTAATctttctcttgagataatatccAACAAGTTCTTCCTCTGTTGGATGAAATCTAAACCCTGGAGGTACGCATGAGTCCATCTGATCcattcttgattttcttcaacTTTGTATTCTAAACAAAAATATACAGATCAATGAAAAGAGTTAATAAGAAGATTGGAGAAAAACTGTGAGTACTTCTCAAGACTTGCTAGTTCTTACTTTTTGATGTTtatatttataacactaaatAAACCAAAAGAAGCTAgcataagaaaatattatccatataaacatcaaaaagt
The Capsicum annuum cultivar UCD-10X-F1 chromosome 6, UCD10Xv1.1, whole genome shotgun sequence DNA segment above includes these coding regions:
- the LOC107874832 gene encoding NAC domain-containing protein 30; the encoded protein is MDQMDSCVPPGFRFHPTEEELVGYYLKRKINSLKIDLDVITDIDLYRIEPWDIQDRCKLGYEEQNEWYFFSHKDRKYPTGTRTNRATAAGFWKATGRDKAVLSKEKMIGMRKTLVFYKGRAPNGRKTDWIMHEYRLQSTELAPPQEEGWVVCRAFKKPSPNKQPSLEAWQNAYYFRGGNYTTYRPTSSSLSEITSTPPMHHQPLNNTNAFNQPTNFHQFTFNPSHDHQNMIINNSSHNFFENQLVELPQLDSPTTISTTFCTKDTSFGEQSYTDNNNEDDRDEEKHSNGINNSQFYGDWKNFDTLVEPPSHISHLLECFPDL